A region of the Mytilus trossulus isolate FHL-02 chromosome 11, PNRI_Mtr1.1.1.hap1, whole genome shotgun sequence genome:
GAAGACACGCTAGAATGTGCTGTATTAAATGCAAGTAGACACGCTAGAATGTGATGTATTAAATGCAAGTAGACACGCTAGAATGTGCTGTGTTCAATGCATGAAGACACGCTAGAATATGCTGTGTTCAATGCATGAAGACACGCTAGAATGTGCTGTATATTTTATGCAGATGGAAACACAAGAATGTGATATGTTCCATGTACCTAGTTTACTTGAATGTTCTATGTTCAATGCATGTGGTAGCACTAGTATGTGCTATGTTTTATGCAGGTGGTAACAATTGAATGTGCTTTGTTCAATACAAGTGGTAACGCCAGAATATGATTATGTTCATTTGATGTGGTAACAATTGAACGTGCTATTTCTATGCATGGTACCACTACAACAGCTATGTTCTATGGACGAGGTTACactagaaaacattttttttatcacaggTCGTTATTTCCCGTTACCGTATCTCGAATGATGCAGTCTTCTCAGTACTAGCATTAATAACAAatgagacgattttaattttgaaattatcaatatcCATAACCTTAGTAGCAATGTACCAACTAAACCTGCATATGAGAGAAACAATTCCCATCTTATTCGGTATTCGAGAGCATGCAGCAACTAATCAGAGTTCGTAAAATGTCATCAGTGTCTGGGCAGAAAGTGGACGATCAATGGGTATGTCTAAGAATGTCTCGTCCCTTCTCTTAAAAAGTTCATGGGGTGGAAGCAATATCTTGTTGATATATTTCTAGGTACCGGCATTGTTTACCATCTTAATATCATGTAATAGTACAGTGCAACCTGTTTAAACTGAACTTCCTCGGGACTTAGGATTTTATTCGGTTAAGGCCGATGTTTGGTTTAATCATATTAATCAGTTAATTAATCACAACgcatacaatttgatattaCGTTGCTTAAAAACATGTTGGGTGTATACAGGTTTTCGGTTGATGCAGGATTCGGTTTAGCCAGATTTTtgaatgtctttttttaatttttaatgattatgtctgtttgatttgttcACACATCGCTGTCAGTATAAGGCAATtgtatgcaactgtcatacaagtaagaagTTTAGctagttttaaaacaatgtttaatcaaccaatgtCTAATGAAATCCGGAAGACGATAGTTGTTGTCCatccgtttgatgtgtttggatttttgattttgccatttaataatggacttttcgtttttgtaattttactttctaCCGTAGTAGACCATTTACcggtttttttataatgttgaaTCACGACGGTTGGCACATgtgtagcaggatctgcttacccttccggagaacCTTAAATTCCCTCTGTTTTGGttgagttcgtgttgcttagtctttagtagTGTGTcttatgtacttttatttgtctgtttgtcttttcatagTTTAGAAATttcgttttcagtttattttagatctaTGGGTTTGCAtgaccctctggtatctttggCTCTTCCTTTGTCTGCAGCATCTGTCTTTAGTTTTTATGACAATGACCCATCTATTGACATTTGTGATGACTGAAGTAGGTCAGAAAACAGCTAAATATCCTCTGTGTCTTACGAATGAGTTGTGAGGTGATTCACATTTTACAGATATTTGACAACCGCTTTCCTCATTATGTAATTAACGAGTTAAATTACAAGTTCAAGATCTTTACCTTTGAAAATCAGAATGCAAGTGCAATACTAATCGTTTTGGTCGCGGTCCGCTGTTTCGCAAGCGAATAACAAAACTATGTTGGTAATTTATGGATGGTCAAGATTAGATTAATCCAAACACGTTTTTGTTTACAATAGCAACAATTATTCGCTTATCTGAGCATCTAACTGATACTTTGTATCTGTAACCAtcttaaataattataatcacATCAAACGTAAAGGTAAGGTGGAATCGATTTTCTGTAATTTGTGATAAATTATGTAGTATTTTACTGAACAAAACGCCTGTGTTTGGCAATTCTTAAACAAACAGCAGCAATCAAGCATCGTAACTTCTTCAATGGATTTCAACCGGTTACAAAAGAACTACCGGGGCAACAGTTTATCTAAATAACCATTAAATTTAGGTGTACTCGACCattgtatggaaatatttagCTAAATTCGCTAGGAATATAAACTGTATGTGTCCTACGCGTTTTCCTAGATTAAATTTCATCAGGAATATCAACACCAGATATTTGAAGGGTTTTTAAAAACTGCAAAGTAAGACCAGACAATATCATAGACAATATACATTGAAAGACGATAAATCATTAAGATGACATGTTtgtataaaggcaacagtagtataacgcaTATAACGTATAGAGaatttcaatgagacaactatcaaccaatTTCAAATGAAGTGCAATTATAGGCAATCACGGCCGCCGACAATGGGAAAAACAGGTACTGTATAGTCGGCATTGAAAGGCTCTACATAGAAAATATTAATTGCATAATCTTATGCcttatttataagaaaacaatttacgaaaaactaatACGACTGACATAAACCAACGGAAATCACTCAACTATAGGTTTTTGATTTGGTACAAGCACATATACAATGTGGCGTAGTTAGACCAGTGGCATACATCGTTACAAGCCTGTGCAGGTATTCTTTTACTATATTAGTAACGGACTTGACACTGATACAATTGGTATCAGTATAAATgggaaacagaaaataaatagataataaaaagttaactattttatttcaggCTACAGCAATTGATACTGTCAGCAAACTTTGTTTTAAAGGCTGAAGAAACTCGGAACTACTTTCAATGTCCATCTTTAGGTTTATCTGGGTCCACACCATCCTTTACGTCATCTCCATTCGGATCCTTatctgtttaaaacaaaaacaaaattatttgattatcgTAATTTTCAGCTACCGGATAGTTTCGTAAGACAGAATACCAAATTATAATAACAGGCATAACAAATACATTCCACAACATGTTCAAatacttgaataaaaaaaaccatcgcAAATAAATGTTTAAGTGTATAAGTGtatcatttctttattattgtattatttgatattcTCATATCATCTTAATGATTATTGTAAGTTACACAAATACTATTTCGAATactcaattcgtttgatgttcaTCTGAAAAGAAGGAAGTACATCCGTAATGAAACACAATCACTTAATTAGTGATACAATGTTTCTACCTTTTTGTGATAAATCTGTCTCAACAATTTTTAGAATCAAGCGTCATTGATGGTTCCTCTGTAGACCGTATGCGCATGTGGCGTACACAATTTTTATCCTGGTATCTCTGGTGGATTTATGTACATAGTTTAACAGTACCTGCAGAATTCTTATTGAGACGGGATatcgttcttattttttactgttatgTTGGTTATAGAGCCCGAAAATTTAAATACGATTAATGTAACTCATCGATCCCTTGaatgataatttgttttgtgtttctCATTAATTCAAtcataaaacaatgttttgttcGGTACCCACATTAATTTTGACGTATTAATCAACATCGACAGGATATAGAATAAATAGTTCCCTTTAactataaatcaatattttcataaatttatgtatatatatttatgatagcTCATGATCCTGTATCCTGTCAATACTGTAAACTTATATTTGCATCGCACAATGGCATATGAaaataagtagatgtggtatgattactaaAATGACAGCTCTCCACATAATAccgaatgacacagaaatttgtaattttattcatttatcttACCGATTAAGATTTATTGACATAATCCGTTTGATTGATACTCTGGGAGAATACAAATTATACAAAGGTTGCAATTGCCTTCAAACAAGCTTCCATTTACTGCACACGCTCTGATATCCTGGTAATGTATCTATTATTTACAgctagtttgttttgtttttgttttagtaaGGTCAATTGCAACTAAGTAATTTTTCCATGCTATTTTTACATGGAATGTTCAGCTGTTACATCACTGTCCAAGATAAATATATtacgatttgaaaaaaaaatatgttttatttcgaATAGTTCTTTGTGGGTCATTCTCAATTCGTATACCTGTGGTTAAATTGTTGGATTGTTTCACCTTGTTTGATGTCGCGGACTTTATTGACTTTTGGACACCGGTAaacaactgttgcctttatttgctaTTTATACAGTATAGGTTTACTGAATGCGTAAATGTGCATGACGTTAGAGAGGTTGACAATGAACTACTAGCATTGGTTAACAAACCATTCCCCAGAAAATAGTGACAGAGGGTTAATAGTAAACAAACTTTAGTGATAAATACTACACTTATGAAAAACAACCGCATTTGTAGAAAAAATAGAAGTATGGTATATCTATCCTTTTCTTAAAATGAGACCATGACCCACCGAAATAGAGTTATTTGCGTGAttgtaataacataataaaCACGACGGAAGCAACATGTGAATCAGGACCTCCTAACCCTCTGGAGAACTTTATATCAACTTCCGTTTATTCGTGTGGTTCCTGTTGCTCagtattttgtcttttatgatgtgttttgtgaactgttgtttgtatattgcagtgttggttattttttttttcaaccgcggtgatgtcagtttattttcgacttatgagtttgaatgttcctttgaATTTGTTTGCATTTCGTTCATAATTTGTTGGCGGAGAACACTAAAATAACGATACAGATACATCAGAAGGATGGAATAAGAAGTAAAACTACGACATGACACACAAGAaggtatgttgataaaaaaattagtaCAATATCCTTCTCTTTTAACAAATGTGACCTATTAACCGAGTTTGTAAAtatatgagcaacacgacgggtgagGTGCAGAGCAAATAAGAGCACCCCCAGCTTTTGGTGGTGTCCGTGTTGCTAAGTTTccagtttttattataatatctgTATCAAAGGTTTTATATAATCACTTTTTTAAAAGCATGTGCCTACAGcacaacaaatgttttaaattttatatacctCCATTTCCTGACGAACCAGTTTCTCCTTTTGGACCAGTGGGTCCAGATGGCCCTGTTTGTCCAGATTCACCACGACGTCCAGTGTTTCCTTTATCTCCTGTGCGACCAGCATCTCCTTGTGTTCCTTGTTCTCCTATCATTCCCCTTTCTCCATTTGGTCCAGCAGGTCCAGTCGGACCAGATGGTCCTTCTGGCCCCATGTCTCCAGTGCTCCCAGCTTCTCCAGCAGGTCCTGTATCTCCTTGTTCACCCTGGATACCATCATTACCTGGTGATCCCTTTGCTCCATCCATTCCATTGAAGCCAGGGGCTCCATCCATTCCCTTTTCTCCAGTTGATCCAGCAGCCCCTTGTTCACCAGTTTTACCATTTTTCCCAGGATTTCCCATTTCACCTTTTGATCCCGGAGTCCCATTGGACCCTTGAGGTCCCACACGTCCGGTTTTTCCAGGGTCTCCTCTACCTCCTTTTGATCCAGGAGATCCAGCTCGACCAGGAGATCCTCTCATTCCtacaaaatgtcaaacataaattaaatgaaaacagaAGCCATGATTTAATAAATACCGGCTACTTGGAttacttattttcttttatctttattgtaaaatatttgaatacttttatttagcatttagaattttgaagataCCAAATGTTTTTAATACACCAATGAATGAACTTGTTCAAAATTATACGTTATTTTATCTCATGtaactttacattttaaaatcattaaaactaGCAATCGTCtttgattattaaaaatatCGGATAGGGgatattcaaaaaaatatataaattttaactttCGTAATATAGATAACAATCGAAACACATGTTAACACAAAACATATTTCCAGTATtacatattcatttttaataaatctaCAGTACGCCTTACCTTTATCACCCTGTTTCCCAGGAGGACCAGGAACTCCGATTTCTATAAATAGacaattgaaattgtttttggattcttatattctttatcaacatttttatttttaatacattgaAATTTGTACCTTGCTTGACGTTTTATCCATGGCATTTAATATTATAAGTCTTTATATAGAATTCAgttattatttaaaactatgctttataaaaaagaagatgtggtatgattgccaatgagacaactatccacaaaagatcaaaatgatacaaacattaacaattataggtcactgtatgtcGACTTGAAACTGACAACAACTCTTTTTTGGATAATAGTTGCTCTCTTTTCTCCCTTCTGTGTCCATTATACATCGGTCTTTCTTTTCAATGATTATTTAGACATGTTAGACCACACAAAGCaaataaatttatcttttattataatGACATGGGTCTATAacaaagtacaaataaataACGCAtccttgtaaatataacggaatttgatgagactgtcatcaaagtaagagggttagcgctatagaaccaggtgtaatccaccattttcttcatttgaaattgccggtaccaagtcaggaatatgacaattcttgtccattcgtttttgatgtgttttgtattttaatgttgCCATGTCATTATGGACttttcgaattgattttcctctaagttcagtatttttgtgattttactttttacattaaCAATGACATACAACCAACCTATTGGGTCTATAAGTCACTTTCAAAATCATTAACATATTTCTATATCAcggatttcaaacaaaataatgaaaaaaagattaagTTGAATTCGAAATAATTAATTCTTAATAAGTTAACCAATAACAACGTTCTGTTGGACGCTTTTGAAAGAAGTAccagtaaataaaggcaacagtagtataccgctgttcaaaactcataaatccatggacaaaaaacagtaattcatttagatttttaaccGACGAAGTTATTGCTATGTTTGTACTGTGTGTATGTAAATGGTGTTATAATAACTTACCAACAACTTCATATGGTTCATctgtaaaattaaactttaattgAATATGTGAATTGCGAACGTGTCAAAGAGCATACAACTGCCGAAGTCCACTAATGATCTTCATTGCCGAGAAACTCCCGCATTCGGCTTAAAGGTCACATTCGTATCAATAGAATCTGCAACGGGTTTTAATGTGCAAGAAGCATGGCGCCCTATGCACACAATTTGACTCTCCTATAATGACCTGACGCGGCTACGCATTTTAACATACTGCACTAACAAACGAACACCCAGCTTTTACAAATGTGTTATTGCCGTCTAGACGATGACCAGACGTTGCCATTTTTCTATTCCTTATTTGATCCTTGGACTGAATTACATGAATGATACTGTATTGACCAGTTGTTGTTTATATGATACCTGATCTATGCTAAACGTTCcttataatagttttttttaataacatgaacaataataaaatgcaaaatacgCATTCTGTATAGAAGCAATGAACGCGTATGAagtaatttacaaataaaaagtaaCAGAAGTACtatgatataaatgtaaacaaaatcgttttcataaataataaaatgatttcTTTCGTCTGCCATTTCAGACTCGTGATATAGTTggtatattaatataatataaagcaagaaaaaaactataggtatcgAATTAACTGTCTATAAAACGACataatgcaaaacaaaacagattgataaaagtaaaatatctttataatagCTATTAAATTTCTAATTAGTCTTTTACTGGAAATAACTCGTTTTACCAGATTAAATGTAAAGTGCCCTTAGTGGTCACGATAAGGGAAGTAACTCGTTTAACTGAATCAAACGTAAAAAGGTCACGATAAGGGAAGTAACTCGTTTAACTGAATCAAACGTAAAAAGGTCACGATAAGGGAAGAAACTAGTTAAACTGGATCA
Encoded here:
- the LOC134689697 gene encoding collagen alpha-1(I) chain-like — its product is MATSGHRLDGNNTFVKAGYEPYEVVEIGVPGPPGKQGDKGMRGSPGRAGSPGSKGGRGDPGKTGRVGPQGSNGTPGSKGEMGNPGKNGKTGEQGAAGSTGEKGMDGAPGFNGMDGAKGSPGNDGIQGEQGDTGPAGEAGSTGDMGPEGPSGPTGPAGPNGERGMIGEQGTQGDAGRTGDKGNTGRRGESGQTGPSGPTGPKGETGSSGNGDKDPNGDDVKDGVDPDKPKDGH